Sequence from the bacterium genome:
CGCCTTCATCCGCCAGAACTATGCCGACGAAAAATCGAGGCTATCAGGCGGCACCCCAAGCGGGCGGGATGAAAAAACCCTCGCCCTCGCCATTGTCCGCATCTGCGTTCAAAGGTTCACAAACGGCGCGCTGCCGGCCAGCGCGACGGAGATCGCCCAAGAGCTGCCCGCACCGCCCGCACTGACGGAGGACTTGCTCAAGCGCCTCGCGGAGAGCGGCGTCCTCTCGCTTGTGGCCGACAACACCGCGGAGGACGCACCCCGCTATCAGCCCGCGCGCGATACCGATCAGATCACCCTCGCGTTCGTTCTCGCCGCCCTCGAGGGAGGGGACGGCGCCGGACACTCGGAAAAAATCGACGCCGCCCGCGCCGCCCTCTCGAAGCTGGAGGCGGAAGCCGGCGCCTCTCTCGCCAACCGCAGGCTCAGGGATCTTTAGGGTGAGGCACTTCACTTTTCCGCATCGGCATTTGTGCTAGGACCGCACCACTTGGGACAGCCGCTGGGCGAGGATCATGTAGTATTCGGATGTCTGGCGCCGGAAGGCCTGAACCACGAGACCGGCGTCCTGGCACCACGTTTGAATACATTCGGGTGCGATCCGGTGCTCCCGCGGGGGACCCTGCTCGCAAGGGCCCTCCGGGTGGAACTCCGCCACCAGGGCCCGGCCTCCGGGCACAAGCATCTGGGCCACGTTGCGCAGGATGCCCGGCGGGTCGTCCGCGTGGTGCAGGACCACCGAGATCACCGCCGCGTCCGCGGGGAAGTCCGCGGGCTCCAGCGCGGCGGCGTCCGCGGCGATCCGCTGGATCTGCGCCGCCCCACGCTCTTTCTGGAAACCCTCAAGGCAGGCCAGAGCCTCGGCGGACCTGTCGATCGCGTAGACGGCCCCGCCGGGCCCCACCCGGCCAGCGAGCGCCAGGCTCACGAAGCCAGGCCCGGAGCCCACGTCCAGCACGCGGTCCCCCGGCTGAAGGCCGAGGGCGTCCAGCCATTCCTCCATCAAGCCGGCCCGCCTTTCTTGTCGCTCGTACACCTCTGCCCAGGTGAGATGGCTCAAGTCCTTGCGGTACGGATTCGTCATGGCGCCCCTCCGCTACAAGCCGAACTGCGCGACCGACCACGCGACGATCCCGATGGTGAGAAGGATCGAGACCCCGTTCAGGATACGCATGGATCGCGGGCACCCGGCATCCCGCATACGGTAGGCCAGCACCCCCGCTATGACCAGCGACA
This genomic interval carries:
- a CDS encoding methyltransferase domain-containing protein codes for the protein MTNPYRKDLSHLTWAEVYERQERRAGLMEEWLDALGLQPGDRVLDVGSGPGFVSLALAGRVGPGGAVYAIDRSAEALACLEGFQKERGAAQIQRIAADAAALEPADFPADAAVISVVLHHADDPPGILRNVAQMLVPGGRALVAEFHPEGPCEQGPPREHRIAPECIQTWCQDAGLVVQAFRRQTSEYYMILAQRLSQVVRS